The Clostridioides sp. ES-S-0010-02 genome window below encodes:
- the rplL gene encoding 50S ribosomal protein L7/L12 codes for MTIEQILEAIENMKVLELNELVKAAEEKFGVSASAPVMVAGAAAGGPAAEEKTEFDVVLAEVGSSKVGVIKAVREITGLGLKEAKEVVDNAPKTVKEGASKEEADQIKEKLEAAGAKVEVK; via the coding sequence ATGACAATAGAACAAATATTAGAAGCTATAGAAAATATGAAAGTTTTAGAATTAAATGAATTAGTTAAAGCTGCTGAAGAAAAATTCGGCGTATCAGCTTCAGCTCCAGTAATGGTAGCTGGTGCAGCTGCTGGTGGACCAGCTGCTGAAGAAAAAACTGAGTTTGATGTAGTATTAGCTGAGGTTGGTTCTTCAAAAGTTGGAGTTATAAAAGCAGTTAGAGAAATAACAGGATTAGGATTAAAAGAAGCTAAAGAAGTAGTTGACAATGCTCCTAAGACAGTTAAAGAAGGAGCTTCTAAAGAAGAAGCTGATCAAATAAAAGAAAAATTAGAAGCTGCTGGAGCTAAAGTAGAAGTTAAGTAG
- a CDS encoding 50S ribosomal protein L10, giving the protein MRKAIEIKSEVVSEIVEKLQKSSAAVVVDYKGLTVEEVTELRKQMREAGVDYKVYKNTLVRRAAKEVGIEQFNEELLIGTNAIAFGYDDPVAPARILKGFMDSHPKMKLKMGVVEGVFYDEAKIVEMANIPSREVLIAKLLGSLKAPISNFAYLIDAIAKKAEGQEEA; this is encoded by the coding sequence ATGAGAAAAGCTATAGAAATTAAATCAGAAGTTGTTTCTGAAATAGTTGAAAAGTTACAAAAATCTTCTGCTGCCGTTGTTGTTGATTACAAAGGGTTAACAGTTGAAGAAGTAACTGAGTTAAGAAAACAAATGAGAGAAGCTGGTGTAGATTACAAAGTATATAAAAATACTTTAGTTAGAAGAGCAGCTAAAGAAGTTGGTATAGAGCAATTCAATGAAGAATTATTAATTGGTACTAATGCTATAGCATTTGGATATGATGATCCAGTTGCTCCAGCTAGAATATTAAAAGGATTCATGGATTCTCATCCAAAGATGAAATTAAAGATGGGTGTTGTAGAAGGTGTATTCTATGACGAAGCTAAGATTGTTGAAATGGCTAACATACCATCAAGAGAAGTTCTTATCGCTAAATTACTTGGTAGCTTAAAAGCTCCAATATCAAACTTTGCATACTTAATAGATGCAATAGCGAAAAAGGCAGAAGGTCAAGAAGAAGCTTAA
- the rplA gene encoding 50S ribosomal protein L1 codes for MAKKGKRYAGALQKVDRTKFYDASEALTLVSDIAGAKFDETVEAHIKLGVDSRHADQQVRGAVVLPHGTGKTKRVLVFAKGEKAKEAEQAGADFVGAEELVQKIQGENWFDFDIVVATPDMMGVVGRLGRVLGPKGLMPNPKSGTVTFDVAKAIDEIKAGKVEYRLDKTNIIHVPVGKVSFGGEKLSENFAALMDAIIKAKPAAAKGQYLRSITVASSMGPGVKINPARTAE; via the coding sequence ATGGCTAAAAAAGGTAAAAGATATGCAGGTGCATTACAAAAAGTAGATAGAACTAAGTTCTATGATGCATCAGAAGCATTAACATTAGTTTCAGATATAGCTGGAGCTAAATTTGACGAAACAGTAGAAGCACACATTAAATTAGGTGTTGACTCAAGACATGCTGATCAACAAGTAAGAGGTGCAGTTGTATTACCTCACGGAACTGGTAAAACTAAAAGAGTTTTAGTTTTTGCTAAAGGTGAAAAAGCTAAGGAAGCTGAACAAGCTGGTGCTGATTTTGTAGGAGCTGAAGAATTAGTTCAAAAAATACAAGGTGAAAACTGGTTTGATTTTGATATAGTAGTTGCTACTCCAGACATGATGGGTGTAGTAGGTAGATTAGGTAGAGTATTAGGACCAAAAGGTTTAATGCCAAACCCTAAATCAGGAACAGTTACATTTGATGTAGCTAAAGCTATAGATGAAATAAAAGCTGGTAAAGTTGAATACAGATTAGACAAAACTAACATAATACACGTTCCAGTAGGAAAAGTATCATTTGGTGGAGAAAAATTATCTGAAAACTTTGCTGCATTAATGGATGCTATAATAAAAGCTAAACCAGCTGCTGCTAAAGGACAATATTTAAGAAGTATAACTGTAGCTTCTTCAATGGGACCTGGAGTTAAAATAAACCCAGCAAGAACAGCTGAATAA
- the rplK gene encoding 50S ribosomal protein L11 gives MAKKVIGQIKLQIPAGKATPAPPVGPALGQHGVNIMGFTKEFNAKTADQAGMIIPVVITVYQDRSFSFITKTPPAAVLIKKALNLKSGSGEPNKKKVAKITSAQVREIAELKMPDLNAASVEAAMSMIAGTARSMGVVVED, from the coding sequence ATGGCTAAAAAAGTTATAGGTCAAATAAAATTACAAATACCTGCAGGAAAGGCTACTCCAGCGCCACCAGTTGGACCAGCATTAGGACAACATGGTGTTAATATAATGGGATTCACAAAAGAATTTAATGCTAAAACTGCAGATCAAGCTGGAATGATAATACCAGTTGTTATAACTGTATATCAAGATAGATCATTCAGTTTTATAACAAAAACTCCACCAGCTGCAGTTTTAATTAAAAAAGCATTAAACTTAAAATCAGGTTCTGGAGAACCAAACAAAAAGAAAGTTGCTAAAATAACTTCAGCTCAAGTAAGAGAAATAGCTGAATTAAAAATGCCTGACTTAAATGCTGCATCAGTAGAAGCTGCTATGAGTATGATAGCTGGTACTGCTAGAAGCATGGGTGTTGTAGTAGAAGACTAA
- the nusG gene encoding transcription termination/antitermination factor NusG — translation MSELQEASWYVVHTYSGHENKVKATIEKAVKTRSMEDCIRQVVVPTEEVVETTKTGKEKTRQRKVYPSYVLVKMIITDESWYVVRNTKGVTGFVGPGSKPVPLSEEEVKAMGIDTTEPKVVNSDIDFEIGDTVKVSQGPFSGQVGNIEEIDLENREVKVCINAFGKRTLFVIELEGIEKI, via the coding sequence ATGTCAGAATTACAAGAAGCAAGTTGGTATGTAGTTCATACTTATTCGGGACATGAAAATAAAGTTAAAGCTACAATAGAAAAAGCAGTTAAAACAAGAAGTATGGAAGACTGCATAAGACAAGTAGTTGTTCCAACAGAAGAGGTAGTGGAAACTACTAAAACTGGAAAAGAAAAAACTAGACAACGTAAAGTTTATCCAAGTTATGTTTTGGTTAAAATGATAATAACTGATGAATCTTGGTATGTAGTAAGAAATACTAAGGGAGTTACAGGTTTCGTTGGACCTGGTTCAAAACCAGTACCATTAAGTGAAGAAGAAGTTAAAGCTATGGGTATAGATACAACTGAACCTAAAGTAGTAAATAGTGATATTGACTTTGAAATAGGAGATACAGTAAAGGTATCTCAAGGACCATTTAGTGGACAAGTAGGAAACATAGAAGAAATTGACTTAGAAAACAGAGAAGTTAAAGTATGCATAAATGCATTTGGTAAAAGGACTCTATTTGTAATAGAGCTTGAAGGTATAGAAAAAATCTAA
- the secE gene encoding preprotein translocase subunit SecE has protein sequence MAAQTNDGAKTKKRFSLFGYLKETKQELKRVTWPTKKELFKNTGIVLTVVISCTILVWGIDTILSGALALLLK, from the coding sequence ATGGCTGCCCAAACAAATGACGGTGCAAAAACTAAAAAGAGATTCAGTTTATTTGGTTATTTAAAAGAAACTAAACAAGAATTGAAAAGAGTTACATGGCCGACAAAAAAAGAATTGTTTAAAAACACAGGTATAGTTTTAACTGTAGTTATTTCATGCACTATATTAGTATGGGGTATAGACACTATATTATCTGGTGCACTAGCGTTATTACTAAAATAG
- the rpmG gene encoding 50S ribosomal protein L33, whose translation MRVKVTLACTECKQRNYNTTKNKKNNPDRIELQKYCRFCKKHTTHKETK comes from the coding sequence ATGAGAGTTAAAGTAACTTTAGCATGTACAGAGTGTAAGCAAAGAAACTACAACACTACTAAGAATAAGAAAAATAATCCAGACAGAATAGAATTACAAAAATATTGTAGATTCTGTAAAAAGCATACAACTCATAAAGAAACAAAATAG
- the tuf gene encoding elongation factor Tu encodes MAKAKYERTKPHVNIGTIGHVDHGKTTLTAAITKTLYDRYQLGEAVDFANIDKAPEERERGITISTAHVEYETPNRHYAHVDCPGHADYVKNMITGAAQMDGAILVCSATDGPMPQTREHILLSRQVGVPYIVVFLNKCDMVDDEELLELVEMEVRDLLTEYDFPGDDTPIVRGSALMALEDPKSEWGNKIVELFEQIDEYIPAPERDTDKPFLMPVEDVFSITGRGTVATGRVERGVLKVQDEVELVGLTEAPRKVVVTGVEMFRKLLDQAQAGDNIGALLRGVQRNEIERGQVLAKTGSVKAHTKFTAEVYVLKKEEGGRHTPFFDGYRPQFYFRTTDVTGACKLPDGIEMVMPGDNVTMEVDLINSIVVEEGLRFSIREGGRTVASGVVATIIE; translated from the coding sequence ATGGCTAAAGCTAAATACGAAAGAACAAAACCTCATGTTAATATAGGGACAATAGGACACGTTGACCACGGTAAAACTACATTAACAGCAGCAATAACAAAAACATTATATGACAGATACCAATTAGGAGAAGCAGTAGATTTCGCAAACATAGATAAAGCTCCAGAAGAAAGAGAAAGAGGAATCACAATATCAACAGCACACGTTGAGTATGAAACTCCAAACAGACACTACGCACACGTTGACTGCCCAGGACATGCTGACTACGTTAAGAACATGATAACAGGAGCAGCACAAATGGACGGAGCAATATTAGTTTGTTCAGCAACAGATGGACCAATGCCACAAACAAGAGAGCATATACTATTATCAAGACAAGTTGGAGTACCATATATAGTAGTATTCTTAAACAAATGTGACATGGTAGATGATGAAGAGTTATTAGAACTAGTAGAAATGGAAGTAAGAGATTTATTAACAGAATATGATTTCCCAGGAGATGATACTCCAATAGTAAGAGGATCAGCATTAATGGCATTAGAAGATCCAAAGAGTGAGTGGGGAAATAAAATAGTAGAATTATTCGAGCAAATAGATGAATATATACCAGCACCAGAAAGAGATACTGACAAACCATTCTTAATGCCAGTAGAAGACGTATTCTCAATCACAGGAAGAGGAACAGTTGCAACAGGAAGAGTGGAAAGAGGAGTATTAAAAGTACAAGACGAAGTAGAATTAGTAGGATTAACAGAAGCACCAAGAAAAGTAGTAGTAACAGGAGTAGAAATGTTCAGAAAATTATTAGACCAAGCACAAGCAGGGGATAATATAGGAGCATTATTAAGAGGAGTACAAAGAAACGAAATAGAAAGAGGACAAGTACTAGCAAAGACTGGATCAGTAAAAGCACACACAAAATTTACTGCAGAAGTATATGTACTTAAAAAAGAAGAAGGTGGAAGACATACACCATTCTTTGATGGATATAGACCACAATTCTATTTCAGAACAACAGATGTAACAGGAGCTTGTAAGTTACCAGATGGAATAGAAATGGTAATGCCTGGAGATAACGTAACAATGGAAGTAGACTTAATAAATTCAATAGTTGTAGAAGAAGGATTAAGATTCTCAATAAGAGAAGGTGGAAGAACAGTAGCTTCAGGAGTTGTTGCTACAATAATAGAGTAA
- the sigH gene encoding RNA polymerase sporulation sigma factor SigH, whose amino-acid sequence MLVAKEKSYELIDNCQQDEYNIVLKASEGDKIALEYIITKYRNFVKAKAKSYFLIGADKEDIIQEGMIGLYKAVRDFDGSKTNSFKCFAEICITRQIITAIKTATRQKHIPLNSYVSLNKPIYDEESDRTLLDIIATSIVTDPEELIISKEELKNIESKMNELLSDLELEVLELYLNGKSYQFIADKLKRDVKSIDNALQRVKRKLEKHLENRND is encoded by the coding sequence ATGTTGGTAGCAAAAGAAAAAAGTTATGAGTTAATAGACAATTGTCAGCAAGATGAGTATAACATTGTATTAAAAGCAAGTGAAGGGGATAAGATAGCACTAGAGTATATTATTACCAAATACAGAAATTTTGTAAAGGCAAAAGCAAAGTCATATTTTTTAATTGGAGCAGATAAAGAAGATATAATACAAGAAGGAATGATAGGCCTTTATAAGGCAGTTAGAGATTTTGATGGAAGTAAGACAAATTCATTTAAATGTTTTGCAGAGATATGTATAACAAGACAAATAATAACTGCTATAAAAACTGCAACAAGACAAAAACATATACCTTTAAATTCATATGTTTCTTTGAATAAACCAATATATGATGAAGAGTCAGACAGAACACTTTTAGATATAATAGCTACAAGTATAGTAACAGATCCAGAAGAACTTATAATTAGTAAAGAAGAATTAAAAAATATAGAATCAAAGATGAACGAATTATTAAGCGACTTGGAATTAGAAGTCCTAGAATTGTATTTGAATGGAAAGTCATACCAGTTCATAGCGGACAAACTTAAAAGAGATGTAAAGTCAATAGATAACGCTTTACAAAGGGTTAAGAGAAAATTAGAAAAACATCTTGAAAACAGAAATGATTAA
- a CDS encoding NYN domain-containing protein: MRRNINHYLIIDGYNIINAWDNLKELAKEDLEDSREKLIDDIIEFSEFMGYKTIIVFDAYNVKNSREKVEKRKHITIVYTREHQTADSYIEKFITSLSKYDDVKVATNDYAEQQMILGKGAMRMSARELKLELDRSKNKMKEKNSGLRKKIQRNWLEERLDEETLSKLENIRRKR, encoded by the coding sequence ATGAGAAGAAACATAAATCACTACTTAATAATAGATGGCTATAATATTATAAATGCGTGGGATAATTTAAAAGAACTGGCGAAAGAGGATTTAGAGGATTCTCGAGAAAAACTTATTGATGATATTATAGAATTTTCTGAGTTCATGGGATATAAGACTATAATAGTTTTTGATGCTTATAATGTTAAGAATTCCCGAGAAAAAGTTGAAAAAAGAAAACACATAACAATAGTTTATACAAGAGAGCACCAAACAGCGGATAGTTATATAGAAAAATTTATAACTTCTCTATCAAAATATGATGATGTAAAAGTAGCTACTAATGACTATGCAGAGCAACAAATGATTTTAGGAAAAGGTGCTATGAGAATGTCTGCTAGAGAATTAAAGTTAGAATTAGATCGTTCCAAGAATAAAATGAAGGAAAAAAATAGCGGTTTAAGGAAAAAAATTCAGCGAAATTGGTTGGAGGAAAGGTTAGATGAAGAAACATTGTCGAAACTTGAGAACATTCGTAGAAAGCGTTGA
- the rlmB gene encoding 23S rRNA (guanosine(2251)-2'-O)-methyltransferase RlmB, whose product MASIEGRNPVIEAIKSDREIDKILIANSAKEGSIKKIIGMAKEKNIIIQYVDKHKLDEVSTSHSHQGVIAYASEYKYYELDELIDSVKGKNEDPFFIILDEITDPHNLGSIIRTADAVGAHGVIIPKRRSVHITPVVTKASAGAVEYMPVCKVTNIVNTIKRLKDEGLWIAAADMDGETFYKQNLTGPLGVVIGSEGFGISRLVKQNCDFIVKMPMIGNVTSLNASVAGGILLYEIFRQRLDKK is encoded by the coding sequence TTGGCAAGTATTGAAGGAAGAAATCCTGTAATAGAAGCTATAAAGAGTGATAGAGAAATAGACAAAATATTAATTGCAAACTCAGCTAAAGAAGGTTCAATTAAGAAAATAATAGGAATGGCCAAAGAGAAGAATATAATTATACAATATGTTGATAAACATAAGTTAGATGAAGTAAGCACAAGTCATTCGCATCAAGGTGTAATAGCTTATGCAAGTGAATATAAGTATTATGAATTAGATGAGTTAATAGACTCAGTAAAAGGTAAAAATGAAGACCCATTTTTTATTATACTAGATGAAATAACAGACCCACATAACTTAGGTTCAATAATAAGGACAGCAGATGCAGTAGGAGCACATGGAGTTATTATCCCAAAAAGAAGGTCTGTGCACATAACTCCTGTAGTTACAAAAGCTTCTGCTGGAGCTGTAGAGTATATGCCAGTTTGTAAGGTAACCAATATAGTCAATACAATAAAAAGACTGAAAGATGAAGGGCTGTGGATTGCAGCTGCTGATATGGATGGAGAAACTTTTTATAAACAAAATCTTACAGGACCTCTAGGTGTAGTAATTGGAAGTGAAGGTTTTGGAATATCTAGATTGGTTAAACAAAACTGTGACTTTATAGTAAAAATGCCCATGATAGGTAATGTTACATCTTTAAATGCATCTGTAGCAGGTGGTATACTTTTATATGAAATATTCAGACAAAGACTGGATAAAAAGTAA
- a CDS encoding FAD-dependent thymidylate synthase, with amino-acid sequence MKVKLISHTPEPEKVIAMAAKLCYSPVGTDEIEKDLTEESIEKFLNMLLNIGHGSILEHASFTFSIEGISRACSHQIVRHRIASFSQQSQRYVKLDQFEYIIPPEIDKIEKAKELFVNSMKKDQEDYDKLVEILFDKHYDELIKEGKNEKTAKRQAEKKAIEDARYVFPNACETKMVFTINARSLFNFFEHRCCERAQWEIRNLAVEMLREVKKVAPILFKKTGPSCVNGSCPEGTMTCGDIVQVREKFKSL; translated from the coding sequence ATGAAAGTAAAATTAATATCACATACACCTGAACCCGAAAAAGTAATAGCTATGGCAGCTAAGTTATGTTATTCACCAGTTGGGACAGACGAAATAGAAAAAGACTTAACAGAAGAAAGTATAGAAAAATTTTTAAATATGTTATTAAATATAGGGCATGGTTCAATATTAGAACATGCATCTTTTACGTTTTCAATAGAAGGTATTTCAAGAGCTTGTTCGCATCAAATTGTTAGACATCGTATAGCTAGTTTTTCACAACAAAGTCAAAGATATGTTAAATTAGACCAATTTGAGTACATAATTCCTCCTGAAATAGATAAAATAGAAAAAGCAAAAGAGTTATTTGTTAACTCAATGAAAAAGGACCAAGAAGATTATGACAAATTAGTGGAGATATTATTTGATAAGCATTATGATGAACTAATAAAAGAAGGAAAAAATGAGAAAACAGCAAAGAGACAAGCTGAGAAAAAAGCAATAGAGGATGCTAGATATGTATTTCCAAATGCATGTGAAACAAAAATGGTATTTACTATAAACGCTAGAAGTTTATTTAATTTCTTTGAACATAGATGCTGTGAAAGAGCACAATGGGAAATAAGAAACTTAGCTGTAGAAATGTTAAGAGAAGTTAAAAAAGTTGCTCCTATATTATTTAAAAAGACTGGTCCAAGCTGTGTAAATGGAAGTTGTCCAGAAGGAACTATGACTTGTGGTGATATAGTTCAAGTTAGAGAAAAATTTAAATCCTTGTAG
- a CDS encoding Mini-ribonuclease 3, whose amino-acid sequence MEKTELVTMSPLVLAYLGDTVYETYIREHLIRQNTQRKVNDLHKLAIKYVKAKAQASIIHEIESELTEEESKIYKRGRNQKSNTSPKNADIIDYKHATGFEALIGYLYLNNEIERLQYIINKGIKIIERDM is encoded by the coding sequence ATGGAAAAAACTGAATTAGTTACTATGTCACCACTAGTTTTAGCATATTTAGGTGATACAGTGTATGAGACATATATAAGAGAACACTTGATTAGACAAAATACACAGCGAAAAGTTAATGATTTGCATAAGTTAGCCATAAAGTATGTAAAGGCTAAAGCTCAAGCATCAATAATTCATGAAATCGAAAGTGAATTAACAGAGGAAGAGAGTAAAATTTATAAAAGGGGAAGAAATCAAAAATCAAACACTTCTCCTAAAAATGCAGATATTATAGACTATAAACATGCAACTGGATTTGAAGCATTAATTGGATATTTGTATTTGAATAATGAAATAGAGAGACTTCAATATATTATCAATAAAGGAATTAAAATTATTGAAAGAGATATGTAA
- a CDS encoding cysteine--tRNA ligase, with product MKVYNTLTRAKEEFVPLEEGKVKMYVCGPTVYNYIHIGNARPFIIFDTLRRYLEYRGYDVTYVQNFTDVDDKIINRSHEEGISPEEVATKYIKEYFVDCDGLGIKRATVHPQVTDNIQQIIDFIKELEDKGYAYAVNGDVYFDTNKFEGYGKLSGQKQEDLEAGARIEVNDQKRHPMDFVLWKAKKEGEPGWESPWGEGRPGWHIECSVMSKRYLGETIDIHAGGQDLTFPHHENEIAQSEARSGKTFSKYWMHNGYININDEKMSKSKGNFFTVRDISKLYDLEIVRFFMLSAHYRNPVNFSDEMLNQAKAGLERLYNTKEKLEFTLSNLKESSLTEKEVELVKELDNFRQRFIDAMDDDVNTADAVSIIFELAKLINSNVDENSSLELAKKCLDEFNELTGVLNIVNKKKDTVLDKDIEELIQKRTDAKKNKEFQLADDIRQQLLDMGIVLEDTRQGVKWKRV from the coding sequence GTGAAAGTTTATAATACATTAACTAGAGCAAAAGAAGAATTTGTTCCATTAGAAGAAGGAAAGGTAAAAATGTATGTGTGTGGTCCAACAGTTTATAACTATATCCACATAGGTAATGCAAGACCATTTATAATATTTGATACTCTAAGAAGGTATTTAGAGTATAGAGGATATGACGTAACTTATGTACAAAACTTTACAGATGTTGATGACAAGATTATAAATAGAAGCCACGAAGAAGGAATATCTCCAGAAGAAGTTGCTACTAAATACATAAAAGAGTATTTTGTAGATTGTGATGGATTAGGAATTAAGAGAGCTACTGTTCATCCTCAAGTTACAGATAATATACAACAAATTATAGATTTTATAAAAGAATTAGAAGATAAAGGATATGCATATGCAGTAAATGGCGATGTATATTTTGATACAAATAAATTTGAAGGATATGGAAAACTTTCAGGCCAAAAACAAGAAGACTTAGAGGCTGGAGCTAGAATTGAAGTTAATGACCAAAAAAGACATCCTATGGATTTTGTTCTTTGGAAAGCAAAAAAAGAAGGAGAACCAGGATGGGAGAGTCCTTGGGGAGAAGGTAGACCAGGGTGGCATATAGAATGTTCTGTTATGTCTAAGAGATACTTAGGTGAGACAATTGATATACATGCAGGTGGTCAAGATTTAACATTCCCACACCATGAAAACGAAATAGCACAAAGTGAAGCTAGAAGTGGAAAAACATTCTCAAAATATTGGATGCATAATGGATATATAAATATAAATGATGAAAAAATGAGTAAATCAAAAGGGAATTTCTTTACAGTAAGAGATATATCAAAGCTATATGATTTAGAAATAGTGAGATTTTTCATGTTATCAGCACATTATAGAAATCCAGTAAACTTTAGTGATGAAATGTTAAATCAAGCTAAAGCTGGTCTTGAAAGATTGTATAATACCAAAGAAAAATTAGAGTTTACATTAAGTAATTTAAAAGAATCATCTCTAACAGAAAAAGAAGTAGAGCTTGTTAAAGAATTAGATAACTTTAGACAAAGATTTATAGATGCTATGGATGATGATGTTAATACAGCAGATGCAGTAAGTATTATATTTGAATTGGCTAAGTTGATAAATTCTAATGTAGACGAAAATTCTTCTTTAGAGTTAGCTAAGAAGTGTTTAGATGAATTTAATGAGCTTACAGGAGTATTGAATATTGTAAATAAGAAAAAGGATACTGTGCTAGATAAAGACATTGAAGAATTAATACAAAAGAGAACTGACGCAAAGAAAAATAAAGAATTCCAATTAGCGGATGATATAAGACAACAATTATTAGATATGGGAATTGTACTAGAAGACACAAGACAAGGTGTTAAGTGGAAAAGGGTATAA
- a CDS encoding glutamate--tRNA ligase: protein MNIRVRFAPSPTGFVHIGSLRTALYNYLFAKKMGGEYILRVEDTDQSRLVEGAIENMLNAMKWAGVNHDEGVILDDNEKVIQKGEYGPYIQSQRLDIYQEYIKQLLDSGKAYYCFCTKERLDEVRDAQKAAGETAKYDGHCKNLSKEEVEANIKAGVPYVIRLKLPENHIIKFTDLVRGDMEFNTNDLDDQVLMKTDGFPTYHFAVVVDDYLMKITHVIRGEEWVSSTPKHVYLYEAFGWEAPVFVHLPNILNKEKKKLSKRQGDVAVEDFKKKGYLPEGLVNYVALVGWSPEDNQELFTMEELEKAFSVERVSKSGGVFDTEKLNWVNQHYIKDGDDAYLTDLAIPFLIEDGFITEAEATSKYEFLKSMISVLKEKLQYVKEVTEHASIFFGDNVEIETEEGSDFLKLEHIPTLIDALQEKIEKAEILNAEFGQTMLKEIQKEYKIKGKNLFMGSRIILTGQMHGPDLPKVMEVLGKETCLNRIAYVKNHIL, encoded by the coding sequence ATGAATATAAGAGTAAGGTTTGCACCAAGTCCAACAGGATTTGTACATATAGGTAGTTTAAGGACTGCTTTATATAACTATTTATTTGCAAAGAAAATGGGCGGAGAATATATATTAAGAGTAGAAGATACAGACCAAAGTAGATTGGTAGAAGGTGCTATAGAAAATATGCTTAATGCTATGAAATGGGCTGGCGTCAATCATGATGAGGGAGTTATATTAGATGATAATGAAAAAGTAATACAAAAAGGAGAATATGGACCATATATTCAATCTCAAAGATTAGATATATATCAAGAATATATAAAACAACTTTTAGATAGTGGAAAAGCTTATTATTGTTTCTGTACAAAGGAAAGATTGGATGAAGTAAGAGATGCTCAAAAGGCAGCAGGAGAAACTGCTAAATATGATGGTCACTGCAAAAACTTATCTAAAGAAGAGGTAGAAGCTAATATAAAAGCAGGAGTACCATATGTTATAAGATTAAAATTACCAGAAAATCATATAATTAAATTTACTGATTTAGTTAGAGGAGACATGGAATTCAATACTAATGATTTAGATGACCAAGTTTTGATGAAAACAGATGGATTCCCAACTTATCATTTTGCAGTAGTGGTAGATGATTATCTAATGAAAATTACACATGTTATAAGAGGAGAAGAGTGGGTATCATCTACTCCAAAACATGTTTATTTATATGAAGCATTTGGATGGGAAGCGCCAGTATTTGTACATTTACCAAATATACTTAATAAAGAAAAGAAAAAATTAAGTAAGAGACAAGGTGATGTAGCAGTTGAAGATTTTAAGAAAAAAGGATATTTACCAGAAGGATTAGTAAACTATGTAGCATTAGTTGGTTGGTCTCCAGAAGATAATCAAGAGTTATTTACAATGGAAGAGTTAGAAAAAGCTTTCTCTGTTGAAAGAGTATCTAAAAGTGGAGGGGTATTCGATACTGAAAAGTTAAACTGGGTTAATCAACATTATATAAAAGACGGTGATGATGCTTACCTAACAGATTTAGCTATACCATTTTTAATAGAAGATGGGTTTATAACAGAAGCAGAAGCTACTAGTAAGTATGAATTTTTAAAGAGTATGATATCAGTGCTTAAAGAAAAATTACAATATGTAAAAGAAGTTACTGAGCATGCGAGTATATTCTTTGGAGATAATGTAGAGATAGAAACTGAAGAAGGAAGTGACTTCCTAAAATTAGAACATATACCTACTTTAATAGATGCCTTACAAGAAAAAATAGAAAAAGCAGAAATATTAAATGCTGAGTTTGGTCAAACAATGCTTAAAGAGATACAAAAAGAGTATAAAATAAAAGGGAAAAATTTATTTATGGGGTCAAGAATAATTTTGACAGGACAAATGCATGGCCCAGATTTACCAAAAGTAATGGAAGTTTTAGGAAAAGAAACTTGCTTAAATAGAATAGCTTATGTAAAAAATCATATATTATAG